One window of the Podospora pseudocomata strain CBS 415.72m chromosome 7, whole genome shotgun sequence genome contains the following:
- a CDS encoding hypothetical protein (EggNog:ENOG503PYEF) has product MCNWEETVYACQHRSKVRRQAYSCTVYTRYIYGECRFDSRRDKVFKVISYEDCEDCRRLYEFDATNLYNMTSISMARRLPRSILMISTYTR; this is encoded by the exons ATGTGCAACTGGGAGGAAACCGTCTATGCGTGCCAGCACCGGAGCAAAGTCCGTAGGCAAGCTTACTCCTGCACCGTCTACACTCGCTACATATACGGTGAATGCCGGTTCGACAGTCGCCGTGACAAGGTTTTCAAAGTCATCAGCTATGAGGACTGCGAGGACTGCAGGAGGTTGTACGAGTTT GACGCAACGAACTTGTACAACATGACCAGCATTTCCATGGCGAGACGGCTTCCACGGAGCATTCTTATGATCAGCACTTATACACGATAG
- a CDS encoding hypothetical protein (EggNog:ENOG503P2ZK): MLSQVALVSLLASASLGSASPITPRQAAQQVVRINSIENVAVRSNGLILATNMNSATLYSVDPVAKTSSTALSVSGTNGLSGIAEYQPDQFAVIGGGKSIYKVDFSSGTPRSTLIKTITEAQNLNGLAYFDNSTVLVADAGRGNVYKIDVNTGVYSEVARDPTMAPSGGIPFGIDGIRYANGTLWYTNIFRNSFHKIPLDPVTAKSTGAQTTLWTNLMGDDLCFGPNGKIYVTTNSRNSLVEVDPTAARPSPVSVGTVTGSTSCAFGRTDRDRNVAYVGGGQGVFAVTIRV; this comes from the coding sequence ATGCTGTCCCAAGTAGCTCTTGTCTCCCTGTTGGCCAGCGCCAGCCTCGGCTCAGCAAGCCCAATCACCCCACGACAGGCCGCTCAGCAGGTTGTCCGCATCAACTCGATCGAGAATGTCGCCGTCCGTTCCAACGGCCTCATCCTGGCCACCAACATGAACAGTGCAACCCTCTACTCGGTCGACCCCGTAGCCAagacatcctccaccgccctctccgtCTCTGGCACCAACGGGCTCTCAGGAATCGCCGAGTACCAGCCCGACCAGTTCGCCgtcatcggcggcggcaagtcCATCTACAAGGTCGACTTCTCCTCCGGCACCCCCCGCTCCACCCTCATCAAGACCATCACCGAAGCCCAGAATCTCAACGGCCTGGCCTACTTTGACAACTCGACCGTCCTCGTCGCCGACGCCGGCCGCGGCAACGTCTACAAGATCGACGTGAACACGGGCGTCTACTCCGAAGTTGCCCGCGACCCGACCATGGCCCCATCAGGCGGTATCCCCTTCGGCATCGACGGCATCCGCTACGCCAACGGGACGCTGTGGTACACCAACATCTTCCGCAACTCGTTTCACAAGATCCCCCTCGACCCCGTCACGGCCAAGAGCACGGGCGCCCAGACCACCCTCTGGACCAACCTCATGGGCGATGACCTCTGCTTCGGCCCCAACGGCAAGATTTatgtcaccaccaacagcaggAACTCCCTGGTCGAGGTTGACCCGACGGCTGCCAGACCCAGCCCCGTGAGCGTGGGGACCGTGACGGGCAGCACGAGCTGTGCTTTTGGGCGGACAGACAGGGACAGAAACGTTGCGTATGTCGGCGGTGGACAgggtgtttttgctgttACTATTCGGGTCTGA
- a CDS encoding hypothetical protein (MEROPS:MER0000432; COG:S; EggNog:ENOG503NVT5), with protein sequence MLSSTWGSPSGTGQLPEEVAPYTVNIDQGQLDRTQTLLKLSPIPEECYENSLPDGSRKLGLRREWLVEAKRVWEEEFSWRAVESQINSFPNFTASVPVNEQGEQINVQFLGIFSQNPNAVPVVFLHGWPGSILEFLPLFSLLREKYPDPARLPFHLIAPSLPGFGFSDQFPNDRNYGMEDVAFVVDSLMVGTLGLKNYVVQGGDIGSRIARVLGNRYEQCSAVLVNYSPVPPPESFDFTTLSEKDKRGLERGDWFRNDGSAYAMMAASRPGTLGLALSASPLALLAWIGEKYLDWTDPLSFTQDQTLPSGARYSRKLMNEIIASVALYWLTGKIHTSFYSYREAFALNGRAPPSSNAQFPVMAPKKVGMMWFPYEVIPTPRAWIEKYSNLVFWREEEVGGHFAQLEQPEVLAKGLEDFIKVLQEK encoded by the exons ATGTTGTCTTCAACCTGGGGCTCCCCCTCTGGGACAGGGCAACTTCCCGAAGAAGTAGCACCTTACACGGTTAACATCGACCAGGGACAGCTTGATCGGACTCAGACTCTGCTCAAGCTATCCCCCATACCGGAAGAATGCTACGAGAATTCACTCCCCGACGGCAGCCGGAAGCTGGGGCTGAGAAGAGAatggctggtggaggctAAGCGTGTTTGGGAAGAGGAATTCAGCTG GAGAGCAGTCGAATCCCAGATTAACAGTTTCCCCAACTTCACCGCTTCAGTGCCCGTCAATGAACAAGGAGAACAGATCAACGTTCAATTCCTCGGAATCTTCAGCCAGAACCCCAACGCTGTGCCAGTCGTCTTTCTTCACGGATGGCCTGGCTCCATCTTGGAgtttcttcctctcttcagCCTTCTAAGAGAAAAATACCCGGATCCTGCTCGGTTACCGTTCCACCTGATTGCGCCTTCTCTACCTGGCTTTGGCTTCTCCGACCAGTTTCCCAATGACAGAAACTACGGCATGGAGGATGTCGCCTTCGTCGTTGACTCGCTCATGGTTGGCACCCTTGGCCTCAAGAACTATGTAGTCCAAGGTGGCGACATCGGGTCACGCATTGCACGCGTTCTCGGCAACCGATATGAGCAGTGTAGTGCCGTGCTCGTCAACTACAGCCCTGTTCCGCCGCCAGAAAGCTTTGACTTCACAACACTGAGCGAGAAAGACAAAAGGGGATTGGAAAGAGGTGACTGGTTCCGCAACGATGGATCTGCCTACGCCATGATGGCCGCCTCCAGACCAGGAACACTAGGATTGGCCTTGTCCGCCAGCCCTCTTGCGTTGCTGGCCTGGATAGGAGAAAAGTACCTCGACTGGACCGATCCCCTTTCCTTTACCCAAGACCAGACACTACCCAGCGGAGCTCGGTACTCGAGAAAGTTGATGAATGAAATCATTGCCAGCGTGGCACTCTACTGGCTCACCGGCAAGATTCATACCAGCTTCTACTCCTATCGGGAGGCGTTTGCCCTCAACGGCCGGGCCCCGCCATCAAGCAACGCGCAGTTCCCGGTCATGGCGCCGAAAAAGGTGGGCATGATGTGGTTCCCGTATGAGGTCATCCCTACCCCAAGAGCATGGATAGAGAAGTACTCCAACCTGGTCttttggagggaggaggaagtaggAGGGCACTTTGCACAGTTGGAGCAACCTGAGGTTCTGGCTAAAGGGTTGGAGGATTTCATCAAGGTTTTGCAGGAGAAATGA